From the Nitrospinaceae bacterium genome, one window contains:
- a CDS encoding Ldh family oxidoreductase, which yields MVESTPLPEGTVRFPHEVIHQFTSAVFRAMEIPDEDATLVADVLNSADLRGIRSHGAGRIQFFMMRLMNDVINKNPNMVFTPGSDTTGVLDADGGLGIIASNRAMEEAMARADKHGCGFVSVKNSSHFGYCGYWSMKAMKEGYIGISMTNGGRRGTATYGTDPLLGTNPFSIGIPGGPGGHDFHLDMATTMVAVGKIETALREGREVPQGWVPSSYGSPKLNDRSILTHDVPVLPLGGEGMGGGGHKGYGLSLMVELLCSILSGGDLKERIAGADGAAKPNTGHFFGAIKVEGFRDTTSVFRQMADTFDIIRNSAKEPGQERIFIHGEPEIIAEEENRRIGIPITPAVLEQIYSLNEELNLGFEL from the coding sequence ATGGTCGAGTCAACTCCCCTGCCCGAGGGCACCGTCAGATTTCCCCACGAGGTTATCCATCAGTTCACCTCCGCTGTGTTCCGCGCCATGGAAATACCAGACGAGGACGCCACGTTGGTCGCCGATGTGCTCAACAGCGCCGACCTGCGCGGCATAAGGAGCCACGGCGCAGGTCGAATTCAGTTTTTCATGATGCGGCTTATGAATGATGTCATTAATAAGAATCCGAATATGGTGTTCACCCCAGGCAGTGACACGACAGGCGTCCTCGATGCAGACGGTGGGTTGGGAATCATCGCCTCAAACCGCGCAATGGAAGAGGCCATGGCGCGGGCCGATAAACACGGCTGTGGCTTCGTCTCCGTTAAAAACAGCAGCCATTTTGGATACTGTGGTTACTGGTCAATGAAGGCCATGAAAGAGGGCTACATTGGTATCAGCATGACGAACGGCGGTCGCCGCGGCACGGCGACCTACGGCACCGATCCACTCCTCGGAACCAACCCCTTCAGCATTGGCATTCCCGGTGGACCCGGAGGGCACGACTTCCATCTCGATATGGCCACTACGATGGTTGCGGTCGGCAAAATAGAAACCGCCCTCCGTGAAGGACGCGAAGTTCCCCAAGGCTGGGTACCCAGCAGCTACGGCTCGCCCAAGCTTAACGATCGCAGCATTCTCACCCACGATGTCCCCGTTCTTCCCCTCGGCGGCGAGGGCATGGGGGGAGGCGGCCATAAGGGCTACGGACTCTCACTCATGGTCGAGCTTCTTTGCAGCATTCTCTCGGGCGGGGACCTCAAAGAGCGCATCGCTGGTGCCGACGGGGCAGCCAAACCCAATACGGGCCATTTTTTCGGAGCCATTAAAGTTGAAGGTTTCAGGGACACTACCAGTGTCTTCAGGCAAATGGCAGACACCTTTGATATTATTCGAAATTCGGCAAAAGAGCCCGGCCAGGAGCGCATCTTCATCCACGGCGAGCCCGAGATCATCGCGGAGGAGGAAAATCGCCGGATTGGCATACCGATTACACCGGCCGTACTCGAGCAAATTTATTCGCTAAATGAAGAACTAAATCTCGGATTTGAACTATAG
- a CDS encoding TlpA family protein disulfide reductase: MSTEQSTDTKVSAHMAGARNRAIAIILTPIVITLVWALWVGLTSAPVKNSSNPIPVVGESIPGFTFPLLSGGTASLSDYRGKVVLVNVWATWCPPCIDEMPDLENLYKQMKSQGLAFEILGVSIDALGADPVNKWVERFGITFPILLDPRASIKKLYRTTGVPETFVIDPAGRLVRKFIGPRKWDGAEMVNFLKSILNASNSKSSK; this comes from the coding sequence ATGAGCACTGAGCAATCGACAGACACAAAAGTATCCGCGCACATGGCTGGCGCGCGAAACAGGGCGATAGCTATTATCCTGACGCCGATTGTCATCACGCTTGTATGGGCGCTGTGGGTGGGCCTGACGAGCGCCCCGGTGAAGAATAGCTCGAACCCTATTCCTGTTGTCGGAGAGTCAATACCTGGTTTTACTTTTCCGCTTCTCTCGGGCGGGACAGCCAGCCTGTCCGACTATCGGGGGAAAGTAGTGCTCGTTAACGTATGGGCTACCTGGTGCCCGCCATGCATTGACGAAATGCCCGACCTGGAAAATCTATACAAGCAAATGAAATCGCAAGGACTCGCCTTCGAAATACTCGGGGTGAGCATCGATGCGCTAGGGGCCGACCCTGTCAATAAATGGGTAGAGCGATTCGGCATAACATTCCCCATTCTCCTTGATCCGAGGGCAAGCATCAAAAAGCTTTATCGCACAACCGGTGTGCCCGAGACTTTTGTTATCGATCCGGCAGGGCGCCTAGTCAGAAAATTCATCGGCCCTCGAAAATGGGACGGCGCCGAAATGGTGAATTTCCTCAAGAGTATTCTCAATGCTTCCAATTCGAAGTCGTCCAAGTAG
- a CDS encoding TlpA family protein disulfide reductase, which translates to MVFDPKVVLALGVEGLSPVKKRSLARKWIVLVAFFMVLFSGTALLISKNQDLLILFGIQEPKKTTSGDMEVFRNMSFLPNVHRVEATNFQLKTLDGQNRTLIQDRGKVVLVNFWATWCPPCIREMPSMQLLYEKYKNQGFEIVAVSVDQGSSDTVRKFAEKLNLNFPIVLDPENTVKTAYRVRALPTNYLIDRTGHVVAWGMGARTWDGEKAFALIEHLLKEKG; encoded by the coding sequence ATGGTATTTGATCCAAAAGTGGTCCTGGCGCTGGGTGTGGAGGGTTTGTCGCCCGTCAAAAAGCGATCGCTTGCCAGAAAATGGATCGTATTGGTGGCTTTCTTCATGGTTTTGTTTTCGGGAACGGCTCTGCTGATTAGTAAAAATCAGGATTTGCTCATATTATTCGGAATACAAGAGCCAAAGAAAACTACTTCGGGGGATATGGAAGTTTTTAGAAACATGAGTTTTCTGCCAAATGTTCACCGGGTGGAGGCGACTAATTTTCAGCTAAAGACCCTGGATGGCCAAAATAGAACGCTCATCCAGGATCGGGGTAAGGTGGTTTTGGTGAATTTTTGGGCTACCTGGTGTCCTCCCTGTATTCGCGAAATGCCTTCTATGCAGCTTCTCTACGAGAAGTATAAAAATCAGGGTTTCGAGATAGTTGCTGTATCCGTTGATCAGGGTAGCTCTGATACGGTTCGGAAATTTGCAGAAAAACTCAATCTTAATTTCCCAATAGTTCTTGACCCCGAAAATACCGTCAAAACTGCATACCGGGTTCGAGCGTTGCCGACGAATTATCTCATTGATCGCACGGGCCACGTCGTGGCATGGGGGATGGGTGCCCGGACGTGGGATGGGGAAAAGGCTTTCGCACTCATCGAACATCTGCTCAAGGAAAAAGGCTAG